A genomic window from Silene latifolia isolate original U9 population chromosome Y, ASM4854445v1, whole genome shotgun sequence includes:
- the LOC141628274 gene encoding uncharacterized protein LOC141628274 — MECVRSASYSLSLNGEIFGYFKGRKGLRQGDPLSPLLFTIAMEYLSRVLRFTTTTMPFKFHPLYDSLQLSHLMFADDLLLFSKGDIPSIMVLLRSFATFSCASGLQLNPTKTNAYFNGVSSWVKKDILQVSGCKEGQMPFRYLGIPITCGRMKKSDCTILVEKLIDKVRSFGSRKLSYAGRLANIFIIPKGVLNKINAICRNYLWDGNVEYIRVPMVSWDKSCSPKAEGGLVIRESYAWNLATVGKLVWWIYCCPDRLWVRWISNVYLKGYSWTGYTSVGDISWGRKTVCKVRDKLAAGFTNGQWVLGNKGYTVNSGYELLRQKYQEVHWHKCVWNSWVIPKHHFVGWLVAREALQLKDRLFTLGIASDDICFLCGAAAENFEHLFQTCMYSSRVMFEVARLCEFSIPPRNVVQWVGDCKLSQLKEGMILCLIHAAHYHIWFQRNKERVDGCLLRPEAILKFIKKDSGLWLKTKIGPCIDRRDQDWVNRFMLRM; from the exons AAATCTTTGGATATTTTAAAGGAAGGAAGGGGTTGAGGCAGGGTGACCCTTTATCACCTCTACTTTTTACAATTGCTATGGAGTATTTGAGTAGGGTCTTAAGGTTCACTACTACTACCATGCCTTTTAAATTTCATCCTTTATATGATAGTTTGCAGTTGTCCCATCTGATGTTTGCTGACGACCTGTTGCTTTTTAGTAAGGGAGACATTCCTTCTATCATGGTGCTACTTCGTTCCTTTGCTACTTTTTCTTGTGCTTCAGGTTTGCAGCTGAACCCTACTAAAACTAATGCCTACTTTAATGGGGTGTCTAGTTGGGTTAAGAAAGATATTCTCCAAGTTTCTGGTTGCAAGGAAGGACAGATGCCTTTTAGGTATCTGGGTATTCCCATCACTTGTGGGAGAATGAAGAAGTCTGATTGTACTATCTTAGTGGAAAAATTGATTGATAAAGTTAGAAGTTTTGGCTCAAGGAAGCTATCCTATGCTGGCAGGCTG GCCAATATCTTCATCATTCCTAAAGGTGTACTCAACAAGATTAATGCCATTTGTAGAAATTATTTATGGGATGGAAATGTTGAATATATTAGAGTTCCCATGGTGAGTTGGGATAAGAGTTGCTCTCCAAAAGCTGAAGGTGGCTTGGTTATTAGGGAGAGCTATGCCTGGAATCTAGCTACTGTAGGGAAGCTTGTTTGGTGGATTTACTGTTGCCCGGATAGACTTTGGGTAAGGTGGATCAGTAATGTCTATTTAAAAGGATATAGCTGGACTGGTTATACCTCTGTGGGAGATATTAGCTGGGGGAGGAAAACTGTTTGTAAGGTCAGGGACAAGTTAGCTGCTGGTTTTACTAATGGTCAATGGGTGTTGGGTAACAAAGGTTACACTGTGAACTCTGGTTATGAGCTACTGAGACAGAAATACCAGGAAGTTCATTGGCACAAGTGTGTCTGGAATAGCTGGGTAATCCCTAAACATCATTTTGTTGGTTGGCTGGTTGCTAGAGAGGCACTGCAGCTTAAAGACAGATTGTTTACACTAGGCATTGCATCTGATGACATATGTTTTCTGTGTGGAGCTGCTGCTGAGAATTTTGAGCATTTATTTCAGACTTGTATGTATAGCAGCAGGGTTATGTTTGAGGTGGCCAGATTGTGTGAGTTCTCTATCCCTCCCAGGAACGTGGTGCAATGGGTTGGGGACTGCAAGCTTTCACAATTGAAGGAAGGTATGATTTTGTGTCTCATTCATGCTGCACACTATCATATCTGGTTCCAAAGAAACAAGGAAAGAGTAGATGGTTGTCTACTTAGGCCTGAAGCTATTCTAAAGTTCATCAAAAAGGACAGTGGGTTATGGTTGAAGACAAAAATTGGCCCCTGTATTGATAGGCGTGACCAAGATTGGGTCAATAGGTTTATGTTGCGTATGTAA